TACATCCGACCCTTTGATAATTAAAAGAATTTAGAGAAAGTATTATAATGGCATGCACAATGTGTCTCAGTTTTGATTTTCAACCAGCAATATCAAAGTGTCGCCTGTGGGCTGGAAGGGCTTGCGAATTTAGACTCAAAATACCTTAACATTGATAATCCCTGTTATAAGAATGTCGCTCATAGTCATCATAACCAAATCTCCACATTACAAATGGATATCAAATTGATTACACATTTAGAATCGTATAATACAGAAAAAGCGCTGCGTTTGATCTCCGAAAAATTGTTAATTTATCGTTCAGCTTGTCTGTGCAATGACCTGTCCTAACCGCATCCTAATTCTTTCCAATTCCAGCGCACACTTTATCTTCTCTCTACATGTATGTCCACTGATAGCTTAAAAGTAAAAAATATACAACACGTTGCGTCCTACATTAGCTTAAACATTCAAGCAAATGACATTTTGGAGTCTTATTGTAGTTATGTATCTGAGTAAATTTTTAGGATATTTAATTGTGTGTTAATATAGTCTTTGTCTTCACTGATGTTGAATTCCGATCAACCTTCCCCCTTCTTAAAATACCTAGGGAATTTTCAAACGTCGGGAGGTGTGGCTGTAATGCCCCAAGATTTGTTCTCCCTGAAAGAAATCATAGTAACAGTTTATTAAACTACAGAGCAACCTGTCCTTACGGGGTCTTTTTGTTATGTTTTTTAACAAGGATAATATTTCCACCATTTCGTGAAAAACTATTTTGAAAAGGTAAATCTGCATTATTTGGACTTTTGGCATTATTTTTCCCTGAATCTGTAAAGTTCCAACTGATTTAGTCCCCCCTCCCCTTTAAAACAAAACTTGTGGGCCCCTAACCCACCGGAGCAGGTTTTTTAAATTCGAAGTCATTTTGGGTCTCTCTCAATCTACGCTAACAACCTGAACTTATGTGCACGCTTGCTTCCTGATTATCTACAGCCGTGTTTCATTTACTGCGTCAAAGCACAGTTGCTTGTTTCACCTGTGTATGTCCCTGAAACATATGTCATTTATTTCTAAATTAAGTGGCCATTCTAGAGTCGAAAATAGACAATTGAAAAAATAGAGATCGTGGAAAAGTAATGTTGGTACAAACATACAATCTATAACCTTTGAAATAAACTCGATGTGTTGTGTATTCATTTCAGGCACTTTTTATAACATTAGTGCTTTTCTGCTTGAACTGATAAAATGTTTAGTTCCTGATTTAttcattttaaatggtgttatgtcTCTACATTCGCCTGTTTGTATTATTACCGACATTTTCTGGTTTTCAAACGAGTTTCACGCGTAAGGTCACTCGCCCGTACACAATTCACATAGACGTAGTTCGAGGAACTTATTTGACATTATAATATAAACGCCGCATGAAATAAGGCTGAACTGAAAACGATCAAACAAACTGGTTTAATCACACACTTTTAATAAGATATCACAAACGTTTGGTCCATAAATATTTAAGGGGACAACGCGCCTGTACAGTGTATTCATGttaaaaacaaagtaacatcaacaATCTCATCAAAACCACTTACTGTACTAATCataaacacgaaaatcaacagaAGGACCTCGAACGTACTTTGCAGTACTTAACATCGGGAATACCAACTATCCTAGTGAGACAGTGTTCATATTTGCCTTGAAGGACAAATGCAAATGCCGTTTCTTTTCTTTTCAAAAACAGttttccccccaaaaaaaaaagttttcagaaAAAGAGGTAACAATACAAAACTTGTGAGGTGTCAGAAGggatttattttctctctctctctccaaacaAGGAAACACGTCACAAATTTTCTTCAGTAATATCGTAAGGCACGTGATAAAGCTGCGATGGACCTCACTCGCTAAAAAAGATCCTGTATCATGTTCCGTTCTTCCAAAGAACGCGTGTTTTTGTTTGAATAATCTTGGCCAGATTTATTGTATTAATGTCGGTaccgaacacatgacaataaacgcggAATAGAGGCTGGATAGGCGGTAACTGGTGAGTGCGCATGAAATTGTCTCTGTTTAAAAAAGCCCTCTCCCTAAAACACAAGCCTGCAATGCAGAGGCCTCGTTAACAAAAGGTGAGCACTTTGAGCAGAGGTGAAGAAAACAGGAGTATGTTTGTATGACCAGTGTAGAGGAAAGTGAAAGTCTGAAGGAAGATATAGTTGGAAATGGGATTATATTCCAAGCGCAGTCACCACTGCACAATCCATTGACATTGATTTCTATTTGTGTAAACTGTTTTGTTCTCTACTGTTGTAAACTAGAATTCGTcaataaacaaaaaatatatatattcatatcaGTTATTTAACAAAATCATCCTACACAACAAAcaggatttgtttttttttaacttcccagggatttgttttctctctctctctctctgttgtaAAGGAATCTGCTAAAAATGTTAGAAAAGGTTCGTTAAGGTAGTTTGTGAAGGACTCCCGGATTCGTGCGCGTCCAGGTTAGTGGTCACTGACGATACTACTGACAGAGTGGGATTGGTCAAGTCTGTTAAAGTGGTCGAGGTGCTGCCCGGACTGAGTGCGGCGCCGGACCTCTctgctgggggcggggcgggCAGTGCTGTCCCGTCAGCTTTATCACCACCCCCATTCTCTTGTCGCAAAAGGTTCCTTCTGAATTTGGCTcttgcgttttgaaaccaaacctGCAAACCAATCCCATGTAATCTTTTTACCGATCTTTTGATGCTTTCATCTAATCACAAACCACAAATCATtgctatagatagatatatagatagataaattaTTTAAACAGCTAAAACTATTCATTAAATAGATCAGCATTAAATGGTCTGGGGATGCCATtgtgatattaaaaaaaacacttaataCCATTGACTCGCCTACACAATGCTAGTTCATAACAATGGCACACATATAAAACTATTTTACCTAACGAGTTAGGAACTATAATTCTTAAAACTTAAAATGAGTTTATTCAAGCCCTATGTTGCATCCACCAGTATTCTAGCGTGGGAGGAAGTGGTGAAGGCTCTCGGGTGAGTTATTTACCccgataaacccccccccccccccccccccccccccccccccctccctccacccctccccaccgcCTCTCTCAACTCCATAGCCCAAGAAAGTACTCCACGGCGCGGCTGCCACACGGGAGTTTATTTACCAACTATCCCAATCTCAACGCCTACCCCCCGTTTAGCCAAATGCAGCAAGTTGTAGAGATCCTACCGACTATCTACGATCAGTTAACATTGAGAAATTAATTAAGAATGAGAAGCGTGAGCCGGTTGGAAATGCAATTTGTTCTAATGGTTAGCAAGATGGGCGAATTGTCATTTTGGGTAAGGTCTAAAATCCTTGGATTAACTCTCAGTTCTGGGTTGTGTATTCAGCGCCTAAGTCTGCAAGTGTTCATCCTatcttggtgtttaagaaggaattgcagatgctggaaaatcgaaggtacacaaaaatgctggagaaactcagcgggtgcagcagcatctatggagcgaggtgctgctgcacccgctgagtttctccagcatttttgtgtacatcctaTCTTGGTGTTCAGTTCATCATCCCTCAGTGGAACAAGACCGATCAAACCGGGACTTACGACACACTAATGTTATTAATGGGACATATATTTGAGAGCGGATGAAACATAGATGCTCTCTATACCACCCCCTCCTTAAGCATTTGGGTTCTTGTTTTAATGTATCTGGCACTCCCGAACGTTACTCTGTTAATGTGTCAGTACTTTGCAATTTAAAAAGTTCTCTTCTTGGTGATTACAGAACATTAAGGAAGGGAGCGGGGAAACTAGGGTTAAAATCTCCTTTGTAAATAGGAACGCGTCTTACCTGCAAAACTCTTTTGGTGAGCCCAGTTTTCTGAGCGAGTTGCTTTAAGTCTTTCGCGTCTGGGTTGTGGTTTATGGCGAAGTAGGACTTCATGGTGCGGAGCTGGTGGTGCTTGAAGGAGGTGCGCATTCGCTTGGTTTTCTGGGTCGGCGGGTAGGACTGTTGTTCCCTGTCCAAGTGGTCAGCGTCGTTCTCATTGCAGCCTAGGACGCAGAAACAGAAGCGCGCTGTGTGTTAATTGCCGCTCCCACTGAGCTCCCGCTCGCCGCTCTATCAGTTGCTGCCTGCACTAGGTGGCGCTAACTCCCCATCCTTCACCACTGGGGTTCCATATCATGAGATAGTTGTAATCCATATAAATTATGGTAGAGATTGTGTTTGCCACATAATGCCTGGGATATTGGTTAAACCCCCCTTTCTACTCTTCCTAATGGTCCCAGATCAACCAAGCTCTCAGGAATTTTGATATTTTGGCAATCTCTCCTCAAAATATTACATTACAAATAACATGCAAAGATGGCCTTGTGCTTTGTGCGGAGTGACATGTTTTGGTACTAAACCCATGGGAGGAATCAATTTCGTTAAGTACATTTGCTGCATTTCATTTAACTGTGTGCGATCACCGCCGGTTAAGGTTCTGATGGCGGAAACGCAATCTGATCACCACATTAAATAATTGTTGATCGCTATTTGGTATTACGTGCAGCTACACTTTTTAATTCAGTGGCCTTACTAGCAAATGCAAGATGATGCCATATTTGGACAAATCGTTTGCTTCCCATAATGTTAATGCATTCAATGAAAGGACTTTCTTAAAATTACACATCAAACTacacattaatttttttttaaagtggataCCACACTTCCAAAAAATAGCGTATCACGTTTTAATAAAATGGTTTGAGTTATTGCAAGCTTAGTGAGATTTTATGACACTTGCGGTCACATATAATTTTACAGTGACATTAACTGTTCGTCTCACTCCGCATCAGAGTAATTTCAAAGCAAGTCTAATCTTCCAATTCTAGCTCGATCTCTTGTAAAAGGCACAGATAACTGGCGCAGTTAAGGGACCTTTCTAGCTACAGAGGCACCGGGCgcagtttcattaaaaaaaaacttaagcaACCAACTTCCCCGTTTTGAGTTTTAAAAAAAGTGTGGCCTTATATCTAAACCAAGTCAGATACTACGGGCAACGAGTGGACCGAGTGCTCCCTGACTTCTACGATTAATTTATGTTTCATTAAACGGCTTTCCTGAGTTTCATTTTAgcccattttaattttaattggacATGCATGGTAAATGGTTGGAATTTGCAATTACATACGCAAAGGTTAGCATTAATAATCTAATGCTATATTTGCAAATCCATTATGAAAGTATTAAGAATCTCCAACAAAGtcactattaaaaaaaaactgcctaTTTATAAAATGTCTAACTGCCCACAAAGAAATTGTGTTTTTACATTGTTTATTTGTCCATTCTGTGCAAAACCAACCGTCTACCTACACAAAGTACTGAAATACCAGCTATGCAAAGTGGTTTTACACGGTATGAACAAAAACGCTTTTCTTGCTGTCAAATACATTCTAATACGAAATGAATGAACATTTAAAGACGTATTAATTGGCATTAGGCGAAAATGAATGATAACTCCAAAGGGGTAGACCAATGAGTATCTACAATTGTGGTCCTTTAAATTACGGTACATTTTGAGCTGGCAGGGTGATTTATGCGTGACTGGGAAACCAGGGATTCCGATGTCACGTCTAATTAACACGAAACAATTAACCTCCACATTACGTGATTCTCCTTCCATTCATTTGAACATCAAATTCTAGTGTGCGCGCCAAACGGCTTTGAAGAAGAATCGCAATTAAGAAATACCTAGAAAGGATCACAATGGGCGACTGTATAATTGGGTCCAGTGTGTGGAAAGACTACAAAGCCCTTATTTCATTTTTTGGGCGGAATATATAAAATCATGTTCACTCGTGCTAACGAAAAATAGAATCGCGCAGAGAGTTTCCGAGACAACAAAGTGTAGAGAATTAACGTGTAAGATTCTATCACATAAAGAAAGCAAATACCTTGGGAGGTTTGCCAACGAGAAACTGATACGGTTAACAAGGGCTCCACTTGTAGGAATATTTGTGTTTCACGAGGCATTTCTATGATGCCAggtattttaaaaacaaaacaggCGTTTCTAAATCTTTGCACTTTTTTTCAGTAACACATTCGAACTTAGTATCTTTGAAATGTTATATGGTGATTTGCGAACTCATTTGGAAATAAGCACTagtattgttatttttttgtttattacatgTTATCtacgagtactgtgtttacaagctGGTTAAGATGCtgcaagttttaaaaaaatcattgttccgttgtcaatACACAcgactttccccctctctcttgacCTTGGTCGTTATAAACCAGGGCGATTTTAAAAGTCGAATGAAATGTTTGATTTGTAGATGTACTGTATTACCTGGCGCCCGGGATATCCTACCATCTTTAACACTTCCTTCGTTACTCTAATATTTCTAACGCATGGTTTTCTTTAAGAACGTTGCCTTAGCCCACCTTGGTTGTAAGTTGGGATGTCAACTCCTAGGGCAGGGCTTTTTCTTTTCCGGGGCCGGCCTTTCTGCAcgg
This sequence is a window from Amblyraja radiata isolate CabotCenter1 chromosome 10, sAmbRad1.1.pri, whole genome shotgun sequence. Protein-coding genes within it:
- the lhx9 gene encoding LIM/homeobox protein Lhx9 isoform X4 — its product is MQRAMPSINSDKPALCAGCGGKIADRYYLLAVDKQWHLRCLKCCECKLALESELTCFAKDGSIYCKDDYYRRFSVQRCSRCHLGISASEMVMRARDSVYHLSCFTCMTCNKTLTTGDHFGMKDNLVYCRVHFESLVQSDYHTQLNYTELAAKSGGLGLPYFNGTGTVQKGRPRKRKSPALGVDIPTYNQGCNENDADHLDREQQSYPPTQKTKRMRTSFKHHQLRTMKSYFAINHNPDAKDLKQLAQKTGLTKRVLQVWFQNARAKFRRNLLRQENGGGDKADGTALPAPPPAERSGAALSPGSTSTTLTDLTNPTLSVVSSVTTNLDAHESGSPSQTTLTNLF